The following are encoded together in the Culex pipiens pallens isolate TS chromosome 1, TS_CPP_V2, whole genome shotgun sequence genome:
- the LOC120423315 gene encoding venom allergen 3 homolog — translation MATLQWDNELAAIAANNARRCVYGHDKCRNTIAFPYAGQNIAMFSYSGRTFTVNELITGFVNDWFAEFKDANPNYVASYPKGYTGPDIGHFTQIVSDRTNRIGCSLVKYDEDGWTNQYFVCNYALTNIIGQPIYAAGNACSKCTSGCNAAYPGLCNANESVSPIP, via the exons ATGGCAACACTG CAATGGGACAACGAGTTGGCCGCGATTGCTGCAAACAACGCTAGAAGGTGCGTTTACGGTCATGACAAGTGCCGAAACACGATTGCCTTCCCTTACGCAGGTCAGAACATCGCAATGTTCTCGTACTCCGGGCGGACATTTACCGTGAACGAGCTGATCACCGGATTTGTCAACGATTGGTTCGCGGAGTTCAAGGACGCAAATCCCAACTATGTAGCTTCGTATCCAAAAGGATATACGGG CCCAGATATTGGTCACTTCACGCAGATCGTCTCAGATCGAACCAATCGGATCGGTTGCTCCCTGGTGAAGTACGATGAGGACGGTTGGACGAATCAGTACTTTGTGTGCAACTATGCGCTGACTAACATCATTGGTCAACCGATATACGCAGCTGGAAATGCCTGTTCTAAGTGTACTTCCGGTTGCAACGCGGCCTATCCCGGACTGTGCAACGCGAACGAAAGTGTCAGCCCGATCCCttga